AAAATAActctaggctggagagatggctcagtggttaagagcactgactgctcttccaaaagtcatgagttcaattcccagcaactacacggGGGCTTAcagacatctgtaatgggatttcttgccttcttctggtgtgtctgaagacagctacagtgcacccatataaataaaataaatacatctaaaaaaactctgatataataaaataataataataataataataataataataataaaaccttcATGAATAATTAGGAATACTGAATGACATAGCCAGCTCAAGGGAGGCTGATCTCTGGAACCTTGGCTTAGTCAAGGCCCTAGACACACAGTGTTCTAGAGAATGTTAAAAAAATTAGACTCACTGAAGATGTTTTGACTGGAAGCTTGCTTTTCACACTTAGGGCCTTGAAGGATGTTCATATCAAGACATGAAGCTTATCCTTACTCATTAACTCATGTCAACatgaggagctagagagatggctcagagtttaagagcactgactgctcttccagaggtcctgagttcaattcccagcaaccacatggtggctcacaaccatctgtaatgggatccgatgccctcttcgagtgagtctgaagacagctacaatgtacttatataaataaaaataaataaatttaaaagaatttgtgTACATGACTAGGGATTACTAGTATTGATGTCACTAGTATTGATTCATTATCCAATTGATAGACATTTTACTTGGAGATAATTTTCTATTCATAATAACCTCTTCAGTATTCAGCTTTGGCCTGATTTTCTGAGTCTGCATTTCTAtgtggtggtttttatttttttcagccaCAGACAGCCACTGACAGGCTTGTGGGCACCCTGCAAGTTCTGATGTgaacagagggagaggagggatgatACACTCTTTAGGGATGGCGCTGGCTGACAAAACATGCAGCCTTGGGGTCATCTCCGGGTTTCATCTCAGTAACGTCTCACGGGGTGGCAGGTGAGTCCCCTGTGCATCTGGCTTTACTTCTCTCATGTACGAAGTGGGATGCTGAGTTTGGAGATTTGTGAGTTTTCTTCTTGCCTTCCTTACATTACCAGCCCCTGCTGGAATCCTACAGAACACTCTCGTCTAAACTATTTCCATGATCGCATCAGGCTCTTGAGCTCTGTGCTCCGAAGAGCTGCTTTAAATGGTGTATTTGTCTTAATGTCCAAGAAGGTGGCTCAGAACAAACTACTGTGAAACAGTTGTTTACTGTAAACtaaggtggaatgatctccaaaTCAGAccttattttattcattcaagAACAGCTAGGGCTGCTGCTGTTTCTATCGTGGCACTGGGGATTCACAATGAGCAAACATTCAAATTCTCTAGAACTTTGCATCCCCTGAACATTTAGagcgatctctctctctctctctctctgattatgtttttaaaattatgtgcttCTGTAAATGTAGAAAAACTTGATTAAATCAAGTCAGCTTGATTAAATTGTTTTTTAGGCACCACCACCCCCAGGAAGTTGCACAGGGAAGATGGTCTTTGTGTGTCATTCGGCCAGTGAATTCACAGGATTCTGTGGTTTCAGACTGCAAAGAAAAAGGTAGTGTAATAGAAATTTCGAGAGGTTGGGAGAGGTGGAGGTTGGAGAGTGGATACTGAAATATGGTTAGATAAGATAGACAAGTCTTGCATAATCTTCTACAATAAGATGAGACCAGTGAGGTGCTGGTGGTCTGTAGCAACTGATCGAATATTTGTTTGAGGATGAAAAATAAGGACATGGCAGCACTCTGTCCCAATGTGGCTGTCACATACTGTGCACATGGACCGGGTCATCACTCTGTGCTCCATAAACATGGGTGATCACGAGTCagccaaagaagaaaagaatgtaacAAAAGagcaaaaaatataaagatacagTCGTATCTTTGATCTTACTCAGAATACTTGACCTGAGTTTCATTGCTTAAACCGAAGGTCTTTGAGACTGCTGAGCAATTACAGATGCCAAAGGTGAAGGGCTGGATTCTCGGGCAAGTTCCTGCAGTTGCTGGCATCAGGGATAAAATACAGCTGGAATAAAAGCCCACTGAACCTAGTGCTAAGaactttttgttgtgtttgttttggaaACTCACTCTATAACTCAgcgtggccttgaactcatgaagcccttctgtctcagcctcttgagcTGGGGTAACAGTTCACTGCCATTCCTGGGTTaatgatttggttttgtttcctgtgCTGAGGGTGGAACCCAGGATCGCATGCATACTAAGCAAGCgctttatcactgagctacattcccagtccAAGCGAAGAACATTCTAATCACAAAACTTTGGAGAAGAAAGCATGAAGTTTGCATTGAGACTCTGGCTAGAGATATGAGAATAACCTGAAGAGAGGCAGGCTTAGGGGAGGGAGGCAGGTTATAGGGAGAAGCACTGTTCTTTAGGCATCACTGGATGGGGGTTTTAATGTCAAGCCTTTAACGTACATTCTGGCATGTGAAACTGTCTCTACTGGTTTAGACCACAGATGCTCATGGAATAATTTTCTctaactcccctcccccaatcttCAGCCCTTGCAATgaagatgttcttttttttttttttttttttttttttttttttttttttttttttttttttttatgcaggtGGATGTTTTACTTGAATGCatctctgtgtaccacatgtgtgcctgacacttcaggaggccagaagatggcaccagatcccctggaactggagttaccacgTAGCAACCATGGGGCAGAGCTGCAATGTAGGCATTGGGAATCAAACCGAGGTCCTCTGGATAAAAACAGACagagctctcaactgctgagccatctcttcagccctgttaGTCCCATGATTGCTCAACAGTGTTTTATATCTTACACAACATTTCTAGGCTAAACCAAGCATTGTAGAAGTTTCTCTTGATCTCATCTTCATTAGTTAAATGGCAGAATAATGGTTTTCAAATCTTCAGGGTATGGGACAGCATTGCTGTGGGAGAGGATAGCTGTAGGAGAGCATTGCTGAGGGAGAGCATTGGTGTGGGAGAGCATTGGTGTGGGAGAGCATTGGTGTGGGAGAGCATTGCTGAGGGAGAGCATTGGTGTGGGAGAGCATTGCTGTGGAAGAGCATTGGTGTGGGAGAGCATTGGTGTGGGAGAGCATTGGTGTGGGAGAGCATTGGTGTGGGAGAGCATTGGTGTGATAGAGCATTGGTGTGGGAGAGTATTGCTGTGGGAGAGCCCTGCTGAGGGAGAGCAGCGCTCTGGAGGTAAGACTAGGTTTGACCtttccatcattttcttttttttttctttttttaagaatattttatttttatatatatgatgagtacactgtagctgtcttcagacacaccagaagagggcaccagatctcattacagatggttgtgagccaccatgtggttgctgggaattgaactcaggacctctggaacaacaagcagtgctcttagctgctgagccatctctccagccccccttccAGCATTTTCTAAGTGACCTAGGTAATCATTCTCTACTTTCTAGAGTTGCAGTGCGGGTGGAACCGAGTGAATTCATTCTTCACAGATGCATTCTGTTGTCTGCCCATCATGAGCTGTGGTGGAAGGGACAGGGATGGATTCTTCCTATTGTATTGCTTACCTGGAAGACAGTGGTCTGGGCTTTAAATCTGGAAACTATGATCTTGAGTCTGTCACCAACACGCTGGTGACTCTGGGCCTCAGGGCACCTTTCTTTATGAGTCTATTTCCTCATTGATTAGATAGAAAACTGAGCATTTTTTGAAAATCTATGAGCCAGGTTCATGTATTGTATTTGTTTAATCTGAGAAGTTGGCACACAATGGTTGGCAGGCCAAATCTCATACCCATGCTATGTGGCTTCCAAGGTGTCTTGGGGCAGTGGGTGCTCATGTCCATGTTCAGCACCACAGATCTGAGTTCCAAGATTTGCATCCTAAGGACCTTAGGAATATGGTATTTCCCAGCTCCTCTCTATAGAaaatctgcttttgtttcattggctTGCCTGAGAGTGATGCCTTGCTTGCATCTCAGCTTAAGCCTTATGCAGTATGACTTTAGGTACTTGTGGGTTAGTCAAGGAACCATAGGGCATTTGGTCTACCAGCAGCAGAATGTTGTCATTGGAAAAAGATACTCACTTAAAAACATATGCACTTGGGAATATCTCTGGTTCTGCATTTTTTCCCATGGGTTCCCCTGATCTTGagtctatttccattttcaggggaGCCAGAATATTTTTGCATTCTCCTTGTAGTTGAGGGATCTGGTGAGACCATTTTTTTAAGGGGCCCATGAGTTGAgagttatttttaataatcaCACCAAATTGTTACATATACTTATCACTCTCACTGACTCTGGAGGTCTTCAGGGATGACAAAGTGTGAGATGTGGTACCAGGACAATCCAGAAGCAGGGATGGGAGTTAGGGCATCTACTATCCAGCCATGTTCATAAGAATACACTCATGCCCATGTACTTTGTGTAACTCTGAAGTTATTTATGCttagatcaatggttctcaacttgtgggtggTGACCCCTCTGGGGGTCGAATGACCACCTGCACCATcaatatttacattaggattcataacagtagcaaaattacagttatgtagtagcaatggaataattttatggcgGGGGGGGTCACCAtaagatgaggaactgtattaaagggtcacagaaagttgagagccactggctTAGACGGTGTTTGAGAGGACAGTAACTGGTTCATACTACAAGTAAATATTAGGCCTGTCTGCCAGCTGGTCAGGATTCTAGCTGAGGGTCCTCTCTGACCCCAGAGCCACACAGAAGTGGCTTGCTCCCCGACCCATTCCAATTTCATCATATTATGATGTCATAAGGTGTCATTTCCCATCAGACCCGGGAGCCTCCTACAGGTGGGAGCCCCTTGGCCTTCACCAACATGAGTTTTTTTCTGAATGGCAGGTAAACATTAACTGTGTCTGACAGTCAGTATCTAGGGATAGTCCTATAGCATGGTTGTGCTTTGAAAGTGCTTTAAAAAAGTTAGCTATGAATTTCAACAAAGGTCTGACAAGCATAAATATGTCTTACCAAAAGGGAAAATCATGGACTCAAATGAGCCACCCAGTAAGGAAATTGCAGTATTGTAGCCATCCGTAGCTGTGGAAAAGGAGAGCAGAATGCAACTTGGTGCACAAAAGTCTCAAAGGAACAGACAAACAGGCCAATGAAATGGGTAGTTCCCAAAGGAAGAAATGCAAATGGCCAAgaggttttttgatttttgttgttgttgttgttgtttttaaagtgttCAACACTTCTAGCAATCAGagagatgcaaattaaaactactttgggaTACCACCtcatcccagtcagaatggctatcattatctgacagcagatgctggcaagaatgtggggGTAAGCAGAGCCCTTATTCACTACTGGTGGGGAATGTCAACTAGTACCGCCACAATGGAAATTAGTGTAGAGgtttctcaaaaaatcaaaaataaaactaccatGTGACCCAGCTATCCCACTTCTGGGCGTAAGTCCAAACGACTCACTATCCTTCCACAGAGACACTTTGCATGTCCAATGCTTTTTGCTGCTCTTACTCATGATATCTAGGCAATGGAGCTCATTTCTatgcccatcaacagatgaatggataatgaaaatgtggctgtcttagttagggttgctactgctgtgataaaacaccatgaccaaaaccaactcagggaggaaagggtttattttgctcacaattccatataacagttcatcatcaaaggaagtcaggacaggaacttaacaaggcaggaacccagaggcaggagctgatgcagaggccctggagggggtgttgcttcctggcttgctcctcatggcttgctcagcttgcttttttgtAGAACctagaaccaccagcccagggtgaaaccacccacaatgggctaggtcctcccccatcaatcactaattaagacatgccttacagccagatcttatggaggcattttctcaactgaggctccttttgtcaggttgacataaaactagccagtacaggcTCATATACACAGAGCTATAATGAAAACTAAAGCTATGAAATTTACAGGAAATGAATCTGGAAAGTGTAATATTAAGTAAGgtgactcaaactcagaaaaattGAAGCCACATGCTCTCATATGCCCATAATGTATACATGAGTATATGCAAATGATACATAAATGACACAAATGACAGTAAATTTgggtaaactttttttttgttttttttgtttttcaagacaaggtttctctgtgtagccctgtctgtcctgaaactcactctgtagaccaggctggcctcaaactcagaaatccacctgcctctgccttccaagtgcagggattaaagatgtgcaccaccactgcctggtagaTTTGGCTAAACTTAAGGTACtagaaagaagatgaagagagagTTAAGACAGCTAAAGGAGGATGTGTGACCATGGGGATGAGGGGTAGGTTGGGACCAAAGGACACATGATCTTAAAGAAAGAAGACTGGAGGGACTTACAAGGGAACAGTgagcagggaagggagaggaagaaggagaattaTCAAATGCTTTGTTTGATAATGCCATAATGATATGTAACACCTTATAGTCAAtctataaaaaatgaagaaactttaaaagacatCAAAGGACTGGAAGAAACACCCATGGAAACCCAGCCCCAGGACCCAGATCAGACTCATGATCAGAGATATATTAGACTGTGCTCGTAGTTACTAAAAATGACATGGTCACTGTAGAAAAGTAgaagaataaaggaaaacataaaaaagacAAGAATACCCACCAAAATTCTACCTCCAATCAACTTTTGTTACATCTCTTATATGTTTTAAACTTATCTTTAGATGTGTTTTGTATGATAGAATTCTAAATATAGAGTATTGTGGGTTTCCCCTCTTCACATAGCATTAGGTCACACTACACTACAGACTCTTTATAAACATGGGTGTAAAATGGCCACCTCTAATCTATCTTCAAGTTTGAGGACCGAGTGTCACAGCAGGCTGGACATTATTGTCACCTGAACAGAAAAAAGAGGTGCTGGCAGGCTGGGGCAGGAGTTTTTCACAGGGCTGATAACCCAGCTCCTGAGTTCCCTCTGTGGGCAGTTCTGTCCCTGAGTGGCTCCTTCTGAGAGTGGGAATGGTCCTGTTTCATCCAAGGAAATAATGGTGGGTTCTGATTGTGTGTGATCAGACCCAGGCCACCTCAAGGTCAGGAGGCTCTGACATGAAAGTCAGCCAGAATACAAAGCATTTTTGTgtcattatttgtttctttctctctcttttttttaagatatctttaaaaaaagatttatttatatgagtacactgtagctgtcttcagacacaccagaaggcattggatcccattacagatggttgtgagccaccatgtggttgctgggaattgaactcaggacctctggaagaacagttggtgctcttaaccactgagccatctttccagcctattattattattattattattattattttttttttttgagacagggtttctctgtatagccctggctgtcctggacttgctctgtagactaggctgaccttgaactcaaactcagagattcacctgcctctgcctcccatgtgctgggattaaaggtatgtgccaccaccacctcagTACAAAGCATTTCTAAATGGGTAAAGTTGGTTGGTAGAAGGTTTGTTCACTGGCTGGTCACACCTGTCCAGGTAAGCAGAAGCCAGACTTTCTTGGCAAACTTACTTTGGGTTTTTTCTGTAGCTGAGTGGGAGTTcccaaattaaacaaacaaaacaaaacaaaacaaaacaaaacacccaaacccaacccaacccaaaccaccTCCAACAGAAAACTACACACCAAATGAAAAAGAAGCCAACTGGGATTGTTGGTAAAGATAGCACTTTAAAGATGCTTGGGGCCTAGCCAGCACCAACAGTCTAGCGTTCGCAAGGCTGGTCGTGATGGTGTGGGGCTggctaaagaagaaaaagggattCGGGCATGGGAGCCCCAAATGTAATTCACTGAGAACCAGGTTTTTAGGTTCAAAGTGCATCTAGATGTCTTCCTCTGGAGAGCACTCTTTACATCATGGGGTAGGCGATGACAAAATAGTTAAGTTCTGAATCGATCAACTTTCtgtatttcctgtaaatttcCCGTAGGGTCCTGTCCTCTTCATTTGTCTCGTATCGGTTTGTATAAATTCTCACCTGTGCCAATAAAgaaacacacccatacacacacacacacacacacacacacacacacacacacacacacacactgtggctaCATAACTTAGGATCCAAatgcatttatacacacaaaattagCGGTAGAATCagaaaaacccaaagcaaatTTCCCTTGCTATCTACAAGGGACCAATGCCAGGGCCCCCTTTGAATACCAAGATGCATGCATGGATGTTTGAGTCCCTTATGTAAAAATGGAACAGTGCATGAAAATTATCTCTGGGCTGCTTATAATGCCAATTATAATTCAGATGTTATGTTTAGGGAATAACAACAATAGAAAACCATACATCTTCTGTAAAGATGAACGGTTGGCTAGATTCATAGATGTAGATCCCAGAGGAGATGGAGCAGAAGAGACTTCTAGATCCTGTGTGTGGGACTGGTCATCCCCCATGGACAGATTCAGGGGCAGTACCTGTCTCATATCTGTCTCTGTCCCAGTTTTTAACGGGCATAAGAGCAAAAGTGCCAAGTCTAGATGTCCCCCCTTTACCCCATGCAAGCAGCTGAGGGTCCTTACCTTCAGTGTGCGCAGGGAGCACTGCCCTTCCTCCTGGCTCTTCAGGATCCGCTCCACAAACTTAACGTCCAGGAAAGCCCAGATTTTGAAGTAAAACAGCTTCCGACAGGCCAAGATGAGAAGATGTAGCTGTTCATCTAGAGACTCGTGATTATTGTTGAACTCGAATGTTAACTTCTAGAAAAGCACAGGGGGTTAGGGGTAGGGCACAGAGGTGCTGGAACAGCCCAGGGGATGTTTCTTCCCATCCTGTGCTAAGTACTGACCACAGGAACCACAGGGCCACCAGTGTACTGCTATGAGCCAGCAGGAAGGTGGGGAGCTGTCTGTCCCCAGCAAGGCATCTCCTGGCTCAGGTGTCACAGCTCTACACTAAGGATAAGAGAGCTTTTCTGGTTGACAGCCAGCCAGTGTACCATGGTTTTCATATCTGCTGTGGTCTTTGAGAGTGTGTGGGAGGCTTGAGAATGTTCTTAGTAACATCCAGAACTTTGACAAAGAATTAAGGGAGCATGTGAAGCCTAGCCTGGAACAGGCAGTAGTAGGCTTTCCTGTGAACAAGAGCTCCTCACAAGCTCCTGGGAGCCAGACTTGCCACTCACCTGCAGAGTGTTCCGGAAGGTGGGCAGGAGGTCTGTCAGAGTGGGCCGCATGGACCAGTCTGGGTCACTGAAATAACAGCTTCTCAGGCTGATGCTCCTGACTGGAATCTCCTGCAGCAAGATCCGGGCCAGGCGTTCATATTTCATCACCCGCTCAAAGAAGAAGTTCACCTTCAGGTTGCTGGCCTGCCTAGCCAGCTTGGCCCAGGACATACCCCAGACTACCTGACCATGAGGGTCATGAACATGGCATTTGATGTTCATGGTCCGGAGGGTTCCACCGTTGTTCTCACTCAAGGTCTCGAGCAGCTCGTCGGAGATACAGTTGTAGTTGAGTGTTAGGAATGTCAAGTTGTGGAATGTGGCCATGGCTTTGCTGAACTGGGAGCTGCCGTAGACAGCCAGGTGATGGCTGAAGAAGTCTTCAATGTTGAGCTCTGAGGCCATGTTCTCATTCTGCATGTAGCTCAGGGAGTTGAGGATGTGGCAACCTTGTTCCACTGTCAGCCGGGCTCCTTTCAGGCTCAGATGGTCCAGGTGTTTGcccattttctttaagaaaaaactcAGGCTCTTGATGAGAGAACCCCTAATGCTATTTCTCCAGACCAGCCGATCTAACTCCAGGTGCTGGATGGAGAGTGACCGCAGGCGGTTGTTACTCTTGCCTAGGCACGACAGGAGGCCTCGCATGGTGACCTGGAACTTCTTGGTCAAGACCGCATTGTAAGGGTTCAGGAACTTGATTTCCAAGTGTTCCAGGTATCGGCCAAATTTCTTAATGTACCAGAGTGCTGACTCGAATTCAGATGCGTGTACCCTGGATGGCCTCCCGCTGAACGTGATGGTCCTGTATCGCCAGAGATCAGCTGAGTACATAATCTGGTTCCATTTTCTGCAGACCAGGGCAGCTCTGGACCTGTCCCTGTCTCCCAGCCACCAGAAAACACGGCGCAGGCACACATCTGGCAGAGTAGCCCAGCAGCTCTGCTCTGGGGGCTGGGTCACTTCACTGTCTTCATCCATCAAAGGACCCGGATGTACAGTGTCGTGGTGTGGTGAGCAGGGCTTCCCAAAATGGGGAAAGAACACAATCACGTGTTCTCTGTGAGGGGTTAAAAAGGAAGACCTGTTACCTGCCAGGTAGAATTCAAACTCAACTGAACAAACTTCCCCTGCTTTTACTGTACTGTATCAGGCATTTCGCCAGATGTAAGTTGTTCACTGGTGAACCCAGGACACACCCAACACCTGTTCATCTAGGGTCACAGACTAGTACCCAATTTCAGCAGAGTGAGAAGCTGCTTCTCAGTGGCGGCATATttcagtaatcccagcactcaggaggctgaggcagaagcaaTACAAGCTCAAAGCTACCCTAGGCTACACAGCGAGTCCCAGTCATCCTGGGGTATgtaacaagatcctgtctcaaacaaaacgtTCGAGAAGTGAGGAGGTCCAGGCATGCTCACTACGCTGTGGGGATAGCTCAAATGAGCAACTAACTTCCATGTAAGGCGGAAGTGTCAAGGGCTTCTCGGAGGAGGTGATGTCTGAGCTAAGTTTTGAAGGATGAGCAGGATCTGcaaggtagaccaggctggcctagtgATGGAGAAGCTGATTATATCACAGGTGGAGGGGACAGCACGTACAAAGCCCCAGAAGTGTGGATTCACACTCCTGTGAATTCATGTGATGTGCTCACACTGATAGTGTAATAAATACTTGCACATCTTAGCTTGTAAACTGTTTAACAAACCAAACCagccctccccccaccaaaaaacCTTTCATTGTATGTAAACAAACGGTCCAAGGTTATGAGCCTCGACTGGGGATAGCATGGATGGAGAGGCAAGAAGTTAatctggaaaaatgaaaataattaaaaatgccaAATCAAGAGCTGAGATACAGCTTGGTAATAGAGTGCTTGTCCAGCACACCCTAAGCTTAGGGCTTAACtcctagcactgcataaactggacATGTGGTGCTTTCcggaacagtgtgtgtgtgtgtgtgtgtgtggtataggtTTTCACCCTCTACCTTGTTTGAGTCAGGATCTCGTTTGTCATTAGATAGTGCAAGAGCTTCTGAGATCTCTTCTGTTTACACTTCCTCTCTTGTTGTAGGATAGACAGGATTACAGCAACAATTTTATATAggtcctggggatttgaactcatgttttcacacctccatggcaagtgctttacccctTTGAGCCTTTCCCCACCCTGAgtttgagttgtgtgtgtgtttgtggtttttttgttttgttttgtttttttggggggtttttgtttgttggttggtttttttggggtttttttggcaAGGATCCTCCAATAAACGAGAGTAGCACTTTCACTGACAGGAGGCAATAGAATTTAGTGGCCTGTCAATTGCTACTGTGAtcttagtaacattttttgtaCCTCAGTGTCTAGTCTGACAATAGGAATAGTAATAATTCCTTTCTCCTAATTTTTCGAAATTCAAATGAGCTGATCCAGGGAATACACCTTGGACGTAGAAAGTGCTCTGTAAGAGCAAGCTGCCATTAGTAAGCTGGAGACAAGGTACTTCTGCTTTTCCTTATGAAGATGAGAACACGCCAATTTTGCAAAAGGAGAATCTAGGGGAGTTGGGAGTTTCctagtgagatggtgttctaaGTGTAAGTGATCCGAACCCATGCTAAGTAATCCCAAACCTGGGCTTGGTCCACCATAATATGACACAGCTGCCAACCAGCGAGGGAAACTTAAGGCTGTCCCGTCACCAGGGCGGCGCGCCCTTCCCACGCGGGCCTAGCGGCTGCGCGGGGCCACCACTGCCCTCCGGGTGCGTGGGTGCCTCAGGCCACCCGTTACCGGCTCGCTGCGCCCGGCTCGGGCTGCAGGGACGCCGAGCGCGCCTGCCCCTTCGCCCGCGCTGCTGCTCCCACGCCGACTCCGAGAGCAACAGGGGAGGCGACCTGTGCTCGTCCTGGCCAAGCCCACTGGCGCCTTTGTGACGCGCAGCCACCCACTGGCTCTGCTAGCACCCACCTGCCGCTGAGTCCCAAACGCGGAGTTGCCAGATCCACTGAAGGTGAAGGAAGAGGGCGCTGCATAGACCCATTAGGTAAGCacgcaggcagaggcaggagactggcGGGAGGCGCACCGGGTGAGGATCGCCAGGTGCTCTGCCTAATCTGCTCATAGCAACGGAGAGGTCTGAACCCAACACTGTGTTCAGGTCGGTTCCCTCCAATTTTGACCTCCGGGAGCTTTGAGCCTCTGTTCCAACGCCCAGGTGAggactcctcccacccccacgcTAGTCATGGGCTTCCACTCTCCTATCCTCAGATGAGGTAACACCTCACCCACAAAGGGTGGGTGACACGACTTGAACCTAACAAAACCTGAGGTCAGTTCCCCTTCCCAGCTTTCAgaaggtggtgcacaccttcatcTTGTTACCCTCCCCATCACCAACATGAAAAACACAGCTCAAAGGAGATGAAGAGATAGTTTATTTTGGAGCCGAATGAGTGAT
The nucleotide sequence above comes from Arvicanthis niloticus isolate mArvNil1 chromosome 6, mArvNil1.pat.X, whole genome shotgun sequence. Encoded proteins:
- the Fbxo39 gene encoding F-box only protein 39, coding for MDEDSEVTQPPEQSCWATLPDVCLRRVFWWLGDRDRSRAALVCRKWNQIMYSADLWRYRTITFSGRPSRVHASEFESALWYIKKFGRYLEHLEIKFLNPYNAVLTKKFQVTMRGLLSCLGKSNNRLRSLSIQHLELDRLVWRNSIRGSLIKSLSFFLKKMGKHLDHLSLKGARLTVEQGCHILNSLSYMQNENMASELNIEDFFSHHLAVYGSSQFSKAMATFHNLTFLTLNYNCISDELLETLSENNGGTLRTMNIKCHVHDPHGQVVWGMSWAKLARQASNLKVNFFFERVMKYERLARILLQEIPVRSISLRSCYFSDPDWSMRPTLTDLLPTFRNTLQKLTFEFNNNHESLDEQLHLLILACRKLFYFKIWAFLDVKFVERILKSQEEGQCSLRTLKVRIYTNRYETNEEDRTLREIYRKYRKLIDSELNYFVIAYPMM